A window of the Cloacibacillus sp. An23 genome harbors these coding sequences:
- the rocD gene encoding ornithine--oxo-acid transaminase has translation MLSTQQIIDKTNELGAHNYHPKDVVIVEGEGVMVRDPEGREYFDMLSAYSALNFGHRHPEIVEAAKEQLDKVTLTSRAFHNAVLCDFYEKLCALTGKEMILPMNTGAEAVETALKTARRWGVEKKGVENGKQEIIVCENNFHGRTIAIISFSTDPDARINYGPYCPGFKIIKYGDAKALEEAITPNTVAFLAEPIQGEAGIIVPPKGYLKEVREICTKHNILFIADEVQTGFARTGRMFACEFENVVPDMYILGKALGGGIMPISAVAANKDILGVYTPGTHGSTFGGNPLACAVSIKAMEILVRDDYPKQAEEKGNYFMQKLREIDNPEIMEVRGSGLLIGVEFTVSAAPYVKKLIANGVLAKETHERTIRFAPPIVITYEQIDKAVEGIKKAFAK, from the coding sequence ATGCTCAGCACTCAGCAGATCATCGACAAGACGAACGAACTCGGCGCTCACAACTATCATCCGAAGGACGTGGTTATAGTCGAAGGCGAAGGCGTCATGGTGCGCGACCCCGAGGGGCGCGAGTACTTCGACATGCTCTCGGCCTACTCGGCGCTGAACTTCGGACACCGCCACCCGGAGATAGTCGAGGCCGCGAAGGAGCAGCTTGACAAGGTGACGCTCACCTCGCGCGCCTTCCACAACGCCGTGCTCTGCGACTTCTACGAGAAGCTCTGCGCGCTGACCGGCAAGGAAATGATCCTCCCGATGAACACGGGGGCGGAGGCCGTCGAGACCGCGCTCAAAACCGCGCGCCGCTGGGGCGTCGAGAAAAAGGGCGTCGAGAACGGCAAGCAGGAGATAATAGTCTGCGAGAACAACTTCCACGGCCGCACGATAGCCATAATAAGCTTCTCGACCGACCCGGACGCGCGCATCAACTACGGCCCGTACTGCCCGGGCTTCAAAATCATCAAGTACGGCGACGCCAAAGCTCTCGAAGAGGCCATCACGCCGAACACCGTCGCCTTCCTTGCCGAGCCGATACAGGGCGAGGCCGGCATAATAGTGCCGCCCAAGGGCTACCTCAAGGAAGTCCGCGAGATATGCACGAAACATAATATCCTCTTCATCGCAGACGAAGTACAGACCGGCTTCGCGCGCACTGGCCGCATGTTCGCGTGCGAGTTCGAAAATGTGGTTCCCGACATGTATATACTCGGCAAGGCGCTTGGCGGAGGGATCATGCCTATATCGGCCGTTGCGGCGAACAAAGATATTCTCGGCGTCTACACGCCAGGCACGCACGGCTCGACCTTCGGCGGCAACCCTCTCGCCTGCGCCGTCTCAATCAAAGCTATGGAGATACTCGTGCGCGACGATTATCCGAAGCAGGCCGAGGAAAAGGGCAATTACTTCATGCAGAAGCTGCGCGAGATAGACAATCCGGAGATAATGGAAGTCCGCGGCTCAGGCCTCCTTATCGGCGTAGAGTTCACTGTCAGCGCCGCGCCGTATGTCAAGAAGCTCATCGCAAACGGCGTGCTTGCGAAGGAGACGCACGAGCGCACGATACGCTTCGCGCCGCCCATCGTCATCACCTACGAACAGATAGACAAGGCCGTCGAGGGCATCAAAAAAGCATTCGCCAAGTAG
- a CDS encoding metalloregulator ArsR/SmtB family transcription factor, whose protein sequence is MRKRCEREASAIDIENEHARHRTATIEELAENMPKEDSFGQVASVFQQISDCTRLRILWLLCHTTASVGAIARAVGMSDSAVSHHLRVLRADGLVSAKRSGKEVYYTLAEGEKARLLHRTIDAMFEIECPSEED, encoded by the coding sequence TTGCGAAAGAGATGCGAAAGGGAGGCGTCCGCCATAGATATAGAAAATGAGCACGCGCGCCACAGGACGGCGACGATAGAGGAACTGGCGGAGAATATGCCGAAGGAGGATTCCTTCGGGCAGGTTGCTTCCGTTTTTCAGCAGATCTCGGACTGCACGCGGCTGCGCATATTGTGGCTGCTGTGCCACACGACGGCGAGCGTCGGCGCGATAGCGCGCGCCGTCGGAATGAGCGACTCGGCAGTGTCGCATCACCTGCGCGTCCTGCGCGCTGACGGCCTCGTAAGCGCGAAGCGCAGCGGCAAGGAGGTCTATTATACTCTGGCCGAGGGCGAGAAGGCGCGGCTTCTGCACCGGACGATAGACGCGATGTTCGAGATAGAGTGCCCGAGCGAGGAAGATTAG
- a CDS encoding DUF2262 domain-containing protein, whose protein sequence is MFEAFYEKYATEEQEAVVLIRNCIGGGYNNKGDFWEMTAISLGMVFCATGEKNIREGRMKWPVADEERNGEKGWGKFGEGQICRVKVRKLLDEYVPNHAAPEKFNCWAVTEVLKPSESCPELEAVLEEYKKPVVIEDKVLGTLTLNREFDMFETNFSWNGAEIPLALEVNQESKSSWSRARTAAKKLIAEQEAWDKAMREFAAKELTELANDWLADDDENEDAEPITEESFAQRITLSELTITSGGSFTAYYNDDDMFWGHVVEVSGSLKKGITDANISG, encoded by the coding sequence ATGTTTGAAGCGTTTTACGAGAAATATGCCACGGAGGAGCAGGAAGCGGTTGTTCTGATTCGCAACTGTATCGGAGGCGGGTATAACAATAAAGGAGACTTTTGGGAGATGACCGCCATATCGTTAGGTATGGTGTTCTGCGCAACAGGTGAGAAGAATATCCGGGAGGGACGGATGAAATGGCCCGTTGCCGATGAGGAACGAAACGGTGAAAAGGGCTGGGGAAAATTTGGAGAAGGACAGATTTGCCGGGTCAAGGTTCGGAAGCTGTTAGATGAGTATGTGCCGAACCACGCCGCCCCGGAGAAGTTCAACTGCTGGGCCGTCACCGAGGTGTTGAAGCCGTCGGAATCCTGCCCGGAATTGGAGGCGGTTTTGGAGGAATACAAAAAGCCTGTAGTCATCGAGGACAAAGTGCTGGGAACGCTGACCTTAAATCGTGAGTTCGATATGTTTGAGACTAATTTTTCATGGAACGGCGCAGAGATTCCACTCGCACTTGAGGTCAACCAGGAGAGCAAATCTTCATGGAGCCGCGCCCGTACTGCGGCAAAAAAATTGATTGCCGAGCAGGAAGCATGGGACAAGGCTATGCGGGAATTTGCGGCTAAGGAGCTTACGGAGCTTGCCAACGACTGGCTGGCGGATGACGACGAAAACGAGGATGCCGAGCCAATCACGGAGGAATCATTTGCACAACGCATTACCCTCTCAGAACTTACGATTACCTCAGGCGGCAGCTTCACCGCCTATTATAACGACGACGATATGTTCTGGGGGCATGTCGTAGAGGTCAGCGGCTCTTTGAAGAAGGGCATTACCGATGCCAACATTTCAGGATAA
- a CDS encoding zinc-binding dehydrogenase, with amino-acid sequence MKYTRGCCVVGENKMEIREDCVMPDNLAPQAAIVKPAIWTPCTTDAHLIETGLRDCPDLLYKAAGHEMSGTIIAVGSAVKDFKPGDRVAACAAMPDWHTLAAQDGHPRDRYWDNTGTFTERGGSFVDEYYVEDAEMNLAHIPDNVTWDQSVMATDMMATAFRGVEEMELQFGESVAVFGIGPVGLMGVRACVLKGAGKVFAIGSRNVCFEVAKEYGATELFNYHDADFLDAIVKANGGQVDRVLVCGGNDRTISQGLGIMKNGGTLVNVAAYFDVPSLTIPLDLPSWGFGYGDKTIKGVQCAGGRLKLERMLSLISAGRVQPEKLITHRFHGMEEIESAMQLYINRERSLIKAVVYNDGVKG; translated from the coding sequence ATGAAATACACAAGAGGCTGCTGCGTCGTCGGAGAAAACAAAATGGAGATCAGAGAAGACTGCGTGATGCCGGACAATCTGGCTCCGCAGGCCGCCATAGTCAAGCCGGCGATATGGACGCCGTGCACGACCGACGCCCATCTGATCGAGACCGGGCTGCGCGACTGCCCCGACCTGCTGTATAAGGCGGCGGGACATGAAATGTCCGGCACAATCATAGCCGTCGGTTCGGCGGTGAAAGATTTCAAACCCGGAGACAGGGTCGCGGCCTGCGCGGCGATGCCCGACTGGCACACTCTCGCGGCCCAGGACGGACACCCGCGCGACCGTTACTGGGACAACACAGGCACCTTCACTGAAAGAGGCGGCTCATTCGTCGACGAATATTACGTCGAAGACGCCGAAATGAACCTGGCCCACATCCCCGACAACGTCACATGGGACCAGTCCGTCATGGCGACCGACATGATGGCGACGGCGTTCCGCGGCGTCGAGGAGATGGAGCTGCAGTTCGGCGAGTCCGTCGCCGTCTTCGGAATAGGCCCGGTCGGGCTGATGGGCGTGCGCGCCTGCGTCCTCAAGGGCGCTGGGAAGGTGTTCGCCATAGGCTCGAGAAACGTCTGCTTCGAGGTCGCGAAGGAGTACGGCGCGACGGAGCTGTTCAACTATCACGACGCCGACTTCCTCGACGCGATCGTAAAGGCCAACGGCGGGCAGGTCGACAGGGTGCTCGTCTGCGGCGGAAACGACCGCACGATATCCCAGGGGCTCGGAATTATGAAAAACGGCGGCACGCTCGTCAACGTCGCGGCCTACTTCGACGTGCCGAGCCTGACGATCCCGCTCGACCTCCCTTCGTGGGGCTTCGGATACGGGGACAAGACCATAAAAGGCGTGCAGTGCGCCGGCGGCAGGCTGAAGCTGGAACGCATGCTCAGCCTCATATCGGCGGGGCGCGTGCAGCCAGAGAAGCTCATCACGCACCGCTTCCACGGCATGGAAGAGATTGAAAGCGCGATGCAGCTCTACATCAACAGAGAAAGGAGTCTGATAAAGGCGGTTGTTTACAACGACGGCGTCAAAGGTTAG
- a CDS encoding YfbM family protein, with amino-acid sequence MGMIANYQSTTDIELEKFMCLDDVEEAQENENLEICDIDKMWDALHFLLTGKSASEPIEDNLISEAIVGQYNISGEEIEEFIAGTKTDRVKEIAKALQELDFETYIDKFDMSAFRQNDIYPDIWEYEEEADEIKDDLRTSFESLKKFYEKMAEQERAVLVSIY; translated from the coding sequence ATGGGAATGATTGCAAATTATCAGTCAACTACTGACATTGAATTAGAAAAATTTATGTGTCTTGATGATGTGGAAGAAGCACAGGAAAATGAGAACTTAGAAATTTGTGATATAGATAAAATGTGGGACGCACTTCATTTTTTGCTGACAGGAAAATCTGCCAGCGAACCGATTGAAGATAATTTAATCAGCGAAGCGATTGTAGGACAGTATAATATTTCTGGGGAAGAAATTGAAGAATTTATAGCTGGAACGAAAACTGATAGAGTGAAAGAAATTGCAAAGGCGTTGCAAGAGCTTGATTTTGAAACATATATTGATAAATTTGATATGAGTGCGTTTCGCCAAAACGATATTTACCCTGATATTTGGGAATACGAAGAAGAAGCTGATGAAATTAAAGATGATTTAAGAACCTCATTTGAAAGTTTGAAAAAATTTTATGAGAAAATGGCAGAGCAAGAAAGAGCCGTATTGGTGTCAATCTACTAA
- a CDS encoding NAD(P)-binding domain-containing protein encodes MIDLALGFIGTGGIASAMARGFCSAPEFSGKINLSVHKNREKADALKNAFPGRVSVFDSNQAASDASDVVFVCVLPQQHEAVVRALHFRPNQRVMHITGGVKLADSLPLYAPAKSAARAIPLPFAARRMGPLLFYGGDETLAELMSLIGTLVRVKSERELEILGPVTGMMVPYYALLGESVRWSMEKGLDFRTALDYASIMNETLSSFMRTDCGEDTEAFYTENSTPGGVNELGLKLLRERGFYGDWREVLEKVYERYNSMGKGK; translated from the coding sequence ATGATAGATTTGGCATTGGGTTTCATCGGCACGGGCGGTATAGCGTCGGCGATGGCGCGCGGCTTCTGCTCCGCTCCGGAGTTCTCCGGCAAAATCAATCTCTCCGTGCATAAAAACCGCGAAAAAGCCGACGCTCTGAAAAATGCCTTCCCTGGACGCGTTTCGGTGTTCGACTCGAACCAGGCCGCATCCGACGCATCAGATGTAGTTTTTGTATGCGTCCTGCCGCAGCAGCACGAGGCAGTCGTACGCGCGCTGCACTTCCGCCCAAACCAGCGCGTCATGCACATCACCGGCGGCGTGAAGCTCGCGGATTCTCTTCCGCTCTACGCCCCGGCGAAAAGCGCGGCGCGCGCCATACCTCTGCCCTTCGCGGCGCGCCGCATGGGGCCGCTGCTTTTTTACGGCGGCGACGAAACGCTCGCTGAGCTCATGTCGCTGATAGGTACGCTCGTGCGCGTGAAGAGCGAGCGCGAGCTTGAGATACTCGGCCCAGTCACTGGCATGATGGTGCCGTACTATGCGCTTCTCGGCGAAAGCGTCCGCTGGAGCATGGAAAAGGGCCTTGACTTCCGAACCGCGCTCGACTACGCGTCGATAATGAACGAAACGCTGTCGTCATTCATGCGCACCGACTGCGGCGAAGATACGGAGGCGTTTTACACGGAAAATTCCACTCCGGGCGGAGTCAACGAACTGGGGCTGAAACTTCTGCGCGAACGCGGGTTTTACGGCGACTGGCGCGAAGTCCTCGAAAAGGTCTACGAGCGGTACAACTCGATGGGGAAGGGCAAATAA
- a CDS encoding FAD-dependent oxidoreductase, producing the protein MFDHLFSPLTIRGKTLKNRCVVPAMLTYFCDTHGDATEKYIAYHEEKAKGGFGMIITEDYAVAPKGISFATVPGLWCDAQMESHSKLAERVHRHGALILVQLFHSGMQGDEAVLHEPPKAPSPIMSPFGDAVAKPFTTEEIKALTKQFGDAALRAKKCGFDGIEIHGGHGYLVDQFLSPFMNKRLDEYGGSVWNRTRFAREIIRDIREKCGENFILAMRVSADEFVEGGLTIEESKVIAKILQDAGVDMLDISLGNYSSLEFCMASSHKGPGWYSDWAKEIKSVVHIPVMAVNRINDPFIADNILAEGKSDLIAMGRGSICDPHFPEKARSGRIEDLRKCLGCNVGCVNVLWTAHPIRCVLNPTVGHESDGPITKADTPKKVAVIGAGPAGLYAAIAAKQRGHEVTVYEKESHSGGNFYYASFPPCKGEITEFLIWQLTQCRELGVEIKYGTEITPESLRTLGADHIILATGAHPSAAPIKGLAESKIACFATDVLGGSVKPGRRCVVIGGGEVGAETAHFLALDELKKVTILEMRDDIVLDAPAAVSVPLIKELKDRDVRILTSVNVTEVKDDSVTFAHPDGRVEVIPADMVVTATGYRSYNPLEEAAKASGVPYAVVGDAVKARNALEATTEGYNAGRAI; encoded by the coding sequence ATGTTCGATCATCTTTTCAGCCCTCTGACTATCAGAGGCAAAACGCTCAAAAACCGCTGCGTCGTCCCGGCGATGCTGACCTACTTCTGCGACACGCACGGCGACGCGACGGAAAAATACATCGCCTACCACGAGGAAAAGGCGAAAGGCGGATTCGGCATGATAATCACCGAGGACTACGCCGTCGCCCCCAAAGGGATAAGTTTCGCCACGGTCCCGGGCCTCTGGTGCGACGCCCAGATGGAGAGCCACAGCAAGCTCGCCGAACGCGTCCACAGACACGGCGCGCTCATCCTCGTGCAGCTTTTCCACAGCGGCATGCAGGGCGACGAAGCCGTGCTGCACGAGCCGCCGAAAGCCCCGTCGCCCATAATGTCGCCCTTCGGCGACGCGGTGGCCAAGCCCTTCACCACCGAAGAGATCAAGGCTCTGACCAAACAGTTCGGAGACGCAGCGCTGCGCGCGAAAAAGTGCGGCTTCGACGGCATAGAAATACACGGCGGCCACGGCTACCTCGTAGACCAGTTCCTATCCCCGTTCATGAACAAGAGGCTCGACGAATACGGCGGAAGCGTCTGGAACCGCACGCGGTTCGCGAGGGAGATAATCCGCGACATCCGCGAAAAGTGCGGAGAAAACTTCATTCTCGCGATGCGCGTCTCCGCCGACGAATTTGTGGAAGGCGGCCTCACCATTGAGGAATCGAAGGTCATAGCGAAAATCCTTCAGGACGCCGGAGTAGACATGCTCGACATATCGCTCGGCAACTATTCGTCGCTCGAGTTCTGCATGGCGAGCAGCCACAAGGGGCCGGGCTGGTATTCCGACTGGGCGAAGGAAATAAAGTCCGTCGTACACATACCTGTTATGGCGGTCAACCGCATCAACGACCCGTTCATAGCCGACAACATCCTCGCGGAAGGAAAATCCGACCTTATCGCCATGGGCAGAGGCTCAATCTGCGACCCGCACTTCCCGGAAAAAGCCCGGAGCGGCAGGATAGAAGACCTGAGAAAATGCCTCGGGTGCAACGTCGGATGCGTCAACGTCCTCTGGACCGCGCACCCGATACGCTGCGTGCTCAACCCAACCGTAGGACACGAGTCCGACGGGCCGATAACGAAAGCAGACACGCCCAAGAAAGTCGCAGTCATAGGCGCGGGGCCGGCCGGGCTGTACGCCGCCATCGCCGCCAAACAGCGCGGACACGAAGTCACGGTCTACGAAAAAGAAAGCCATTCCGGCGGGAACTTCTACTACGCCTCATTCCCGCCCTGCAAAGGCGAAATCACAGAATTTCTTATATGGCAGCTCACGCAGTGCCGCGAGCTCGGCGTGGAAATCAAGTACGGGACGGAAATAACGCCCGAAAGCCTGCGCACGCTCGGCGCGGACCATATAATCCTCGCCACCGGCGCGCATCCTTCCGCCGCGCCGATAAAGGGGCTGGCAGAGAGCAAAATCGCCTGCTTCGCCACAGACGTGCTCGGAGGAAGCGTCAAGCCGGGCCGCCGCTGCGTCGTCATCGGAGGCGGCGAAGTCGGCGCTGAGACGGCGCATTTCCTCGCGCTCGACGAGCTGAAGAAAGTCACGATACTCGAAATGAGGGACGACATCGTGCTCGACGCGCCGGCGGCCGTAAGCGTCCCGCTTATAAAAGAGCTGAAAGACAGGGACGTGAGGATACTGACATCCGTAAACGTGACGGAGGTCAAGGACGACTCCGTGACCTTCGCGCACCCAGACGGCAGAGTCGAGGTAATCCCGGCCGATATGGTCGTGACAGCGACGGGCTACAGGAGCTACAACCCGCTCGAGGAAGCCGCGAAGGCCTCCGGAGTGCCCTACGCCGTCGTCGGGGACGCCGTGAAGGCTAGAAACGCGCTCGAGGCGACCACGGAAGGGTACAACGCGGGCCGCGCTATCTAG
- a CDS encoding iron-containing alcohol dehydrogenase has protein sequence MVTDTFLYNNGYTKAITSRLDEMGIKHATFFDVAPDPTLACAREGAKAMTDFGPDCIIAVGGGSAMDAGKIMWVLYEHPEADFMDMAMRFADIRKRVYTFPKMGGKAYFIAVPTSAGTGSEVTPFAVITDEKSGVKYPLADYELMPHMAIVDADMMMDAPKGLTAASGIDAVTHALEAYASLMATEFTDAMALRALRSIFDYLPRAYENGAKDPVAREKMAHAATMAGMAFANAFLGVCHSTAHKLGAFHHLPHGVANALMIEYVLRYNAAEVPAKMGTFPQYAYPHTLERYAEVADFLGLAGRTNEEKLESLISAVAALKERVGIKKTIKDYGIAEEDFLATLDEMTEQAFDDQCTGANPRYPLMSEIKEMYLKAYYGK, from the coding sequence ATCGTAACAGACACGTTCCTCTACAATAACGGCTACACGAAGGCGATAACCTCGCGCCTCGACGAGATGGGCATAAAACACGCGACATTCTTCGACGTGGCGCCCGACCCAACGCTCGCCTGCGCGCGCGAAGGCGCGAAGGCGATGACGGACTTCGGCCCGGACTGCATAATAGCGGTCGGCGGCGGCTCCGCGATGGACGCCGGCAAAATCATGTGGGTGCTCTACGAACATCCAGAGGCCGACTTCATGGACATGGCGATGCGCTTCGCCGACATCAGAAAGCGCGTCTACACCTTCCCGAAGATGGGCGGAAAGGCGTACTTCATCGCGGTGCCGACCTCGGCGGGAACGGGCTCGGAAGTCACGCCCTTCGCCGTAATCACGGACGAAAAGAGCGGCGTCAAATACCCGCTCGCAGACTACGAGCTCATGCCGCATATGGCGATAGTGGACGCCGACATGATGATGGACGCGCCCAAAGGGCTGACGGCCGCCTCCGGCATAGACGCGGTCACTCACGCGCTCGAAGCCTACGCCTCGCTGATGGCGACCGAATTTACCGACGCGATGGCGCTGCGCGCGCTGCGCTCGATATTCGACTACCTGCCGCGCGCCTACGAAAACGGCGCGAAAGACCCGGTCGCGCGCGAAAAAATGGCGCACGCCGCGACGATGGCGGGCATGGCCTTCGCCAACGCCTTCCTCGGCGTCTGCCACTCGACGGCTCACAAGCTCGGAGCCTTCCACCATCTGCCGCACGGCGTCGCGAACGCGCTGATGATAGAATACGTGCTGAGATACAACGCCGCCGAAGTCCCGGCGAAGATGGGAACCTTCCCCCAGTACGCCTACCCGCACACGCTCGAGCGCTACGCCGAGGTCGCGGACTTCCTGGGGCTCGCGGGACGCACGAATGAAGAAAAACTCGAAAGCCTGATTTCCGCCGTCGCGGCGCTCAAAGAGCGCGTCGGCATAAAGAAGACGATAAAAGACTACGGCATAGCGGAAGAAGATTTCCTAGCGACGCTCGACGAAATGACCGAACAGGCCTTCGACGACCAGTGCACCGGGGCGAACCCGCGCTATCCGCTGATGTCCGAGATAAAAGAAATGTATCTCAAAGCCTATTACGGGAAATAG
- a CDS encoding aldehyde dehydrogenase family protein: MEQMKSAMTVDSLETLATRMAEVREAQKKFALYTQEEVDRIFLAAATAANMARIPLARAAVEETGMGVLEDKIFKNHFAAEYIYNYYKNVRTCGVIEEDREFGTQKIAEPVGVIAAVIPTTNPTSTAIFKTLLALKTRNGMIISPHPRAKKSTILAAKTVLDAAVAAGAPEGIIAWIDVPSLELTNAVMREADLILATGGPGMVKAAYSSGKPALGVGAGNTPAVIDESADVQLAVNSIIHSKTFDNGMICASEQSVIAVGSVYGKVKAEFAARGCYFLDKEETERVRKTIIVNGAVNAAIVGQKAHKIASMAGVEVPEDTKILIGEVESVDISEEFAHEKLSPVLAMYRAADFKEAVAKAERLVADGGFGHTSAVYLNAVTEREKLDYFKSRMKTGRVLVNTPSSQGGIGDVYNFNTTPSLTLGCGSWGGNSVSENVGVKHLLNIKTVAERRENMLWFRTPQKTYIKKGCLPVALRELKEVLGKRRYSS; this comes from the coding sequence ATGGAACAGATGAAAAGCGCGATGACGGTCGACAGCCTTGAAACGCTGGCGACGAGGATGGCCGAAGTGCGTGAGGCGCAGAAGAAATTCGCCCTTTACACGCAGGAAGAAGTGGACAGGATATTCCTCGCCGCGGCCACTGCGGCGAACATGGCGCGCATCCCGCTGGCTCGCGCCGCGGTGGAAGAGACAGGGATGGGCGTCCTCGAGGACAAGATATTCAAGAATCATTTCGCGGCCGAGTATATCTACAACTACTACAAGAACGTCAGGACCTGCGGCGTTATCGAGGAAGACAGGGAGTTCGGCACGCAGAAGATCGCGGAGCCGGTCGGCGTTATAGCCGCCGTCATTCCGACGACGAACCCGACTTCGACGGCGATTTTCAAGACTCTGCTCGCGCTCAAGACGCGCAACGGGATGATAATCAGCCCGCACCCGAGGGCTAAGAAATCGACGATTCTCGCGGCGAAAACCGTCCTCGACGCCGCCGTCGCGGCCGGAGCGCCCGAAGGAATTATAGCGTGGATAGACGTGCCGTCGCTCGAGCTGACGAACGCCGTCATGCGCGAGGCCGACCTGATACTCGCGACCGGCGGCCCCGGAATGGTTAAGGCCGCGTACTCGAGCGGGAAGCCCGCGCTCGGCGTAGGAGCCGGCAACACCCCCGCCGTCATAGACGAAAGCGCCGACGTGCAGCTCGCGGTCAACTCTATCATACATTCAAAAACTTTCGACAACGGCATGATATGCGCCTCCGAGCAGTCGGTCATCGCGGTCGGCTCCGTCTACGGCAAGGTCAAGGCCGAATTCGCGGCGCGCGGCTGCTACTTCCTCGACAAGGAGGAGACGGAGCGCGTGCGCAAGACGATAATAGTCAACGGGGCCGTAAACGCGGCGATAGTCGGGCAGAAGGCTCACAAGATCGCGTCGATGGCCGGCGTCGAAGTTCCGGAGGATACGAAGATACTCATAGGCGAGGTAGAGAGCGTAGATATAAGCGAAGAGTTCGCGCACGAGAAGCTCTCGCCCGTGCTCGCGATGTACCGCGCGGCGGATTTCAAAGAGGCAGTGGCGAAGGCGGAGCGCCTCGTCGCCGACGGCGGATTCGGCCACACTTCGGCGGTCTACCTCAACGCCGTGACGGAACGCGAAAAGCTGGACTATTTCAAATCCCGGATGAAGACGGGGCGCGTCCTCGTCAACACGCCGTCGTCGCAGGGCGGCATAGGCGACGTCTACAACTTCAACACGACGCCTTCTCTCACGCTCGGCTGCGGCTCGTGGGGCGGCAACTCCGTCTCGGAAAACGTCGGCGTGAAGCACCTGCTCAACATAAAGACCGTCGCCGAAAGGAGAGAGAACATGCTCTGGTTCCGCACGCCGCAGAAGACATACATAAAGAAAGGCTGCCTGCCCGTCGCCCTGCGCGAGCTGAAAGAAGTGCTCGGCAAAAGAAGGTATTCATCGTAA
- a CDS encoding aminoglycoside phosphotransferase family protein, with protein MKLERIIAVRTSKTVYRDGNLCVKVFGDEYAKSRILSEAATHAKIEEAGLDVPKILEVTKAGGKWAIVSEFIEGKTLERLMDEEPEKRGEYLGRFVEAQLRINSTKARGLAKLKERVEESLFEAGLPSATLYDLHMRLESLPQGDKICHGDFAPSNVIASSGGADYTVDWSRAAQGSPEADAARTYLLFWLNGEIDGAEEYLSLYCEKSGTPKASVQAWIPLRAAERLASGRAEETEFLRHWANVVDYE; from the coding sequence ATGAAGCTGGAAAGGATAATAGCAGTCCGAACGTCGAAAACGGTCTACCGGGACGGGAACCTGTGCGTCAAAGTATTCGGGGACGAATACGCGAAAAGCAGAATCCTCTCGGAAGCCGCGACACACGCGAAAATAGAAGAAGCCGGGCTCGACGTCCCGAAGATACTCGAAGTCACCAAAGCCGGGGGCAAATGGGCGATAGTCTCCGAATTTATCGAAGGGAAAACGCTCGAACGCCTCATGGACGAAGAGCCGGAAAAGCGCGGCGAATACCTCGGGCGCTTCGTGGAGGCGCAGCTCCGCATAAATTCTACGAAAGCGCGCGGCCTCGCCAAGCTCAAAGAGCGCGTCGAAGAAAGCCTGTTCGAAGCCGGTCTCCCCTCCGCCACGCTCTACGACCTTCACATGCGGCTGGAATCGCTGCCGCAGGGAGACAAAATATGCCACGGCGACTTCGCTCCGAGCAACGTCATCGCCTCGAGCGGCGGCGCTGACTACACGGTAGACTGGTCGCGCGCCGCGCAGGGTTCGCCCGAAGCCGACGCCGCGCGCACCTACCTGCTCTTCTGGCTCAACGGCGAGATAGACGGAGCCGAAGAATACCTTTCCCTCTACTGCGAAAAAAGCGGGACGCCGAAAGCCTCCGTACAGGCGTGGATACCGCTGCGCGCCGCCGAACGCCTCGCCTCCGGACGCGCCGAAGAAACCGAATTCCTGCGCCACTGGGCCAACGTCGTCGATTACGAATAA
- a CDS encoding (2Fe-2S) ferredoxin domain-containing protein: protein MIKIKVCIGSACHVKGSRRVVEGLQYQIAERKLKDKINLGGVFCMGRCEEGVCVTVDDKFYSVAPDKVKEFFETEVLPLVK from the coding sequence ATGATAAAGATCAAAGTCTGCATAGGAAGCGCGTGCCACGTAAAAGGCTCCCGCCGCGTAGTCGAAGGGCTGCAGTACCAGATAGCGGAGCGCAAGCTCAAAGATAAAATCAACCTCGGCGGCGTCTTCTGCATGGGCCGCTGCGAAGAGGGCGTATGCGTCACGGTGGACGATAAGTTTTACTCCGTGGCCCCGGACAAGGTAAAAGAATTTTTTGAAACGGAAGTCCTGCCGCTGGTAAAGTAA